In Capillimicrobium parvum, a genomic segment contains:
- a CDS encoding MarR family winged helix-turn-helix transcriptional regulator, protein MSGSHVRAANVLGALALTMAERIAAAGEAASGQSAAAPAALSALHEYAGGSPVDTLRAITGLTPSGTVRLVDRLEAAGLAQRGPGPDGRTLSVGLTAAGTAAAQRIRDARAAALGEVLGVLDGEEAESLADLAGRLLAGMTGGRADAWRICRLCDPAACGHFDGRCPVTIAARAAETARAAEAARAAEAARAAEPAGTAEPARSVEPAGTAQPARAGEPAGGSSPPAHLAGGAG, encoded by the coding sequence GTGAGCGGCTCACATGTCCGCGCGGCGAACGTCCTCGGAGCGCTGGCGCTCACCATGGCCGAGCGGATCGCGGCCGCCGGCGAGGCCGCCAGCGGGCAGTCGGCGGCGGCCCCGGCGGCCCTCAGCGCCCTGCACGAGTACGCGGGCGGGTCCCCCGTCGACACGCTGCGCGCCATCACCGGTCTGACGCCGTCAGGCACCGTGCGGCTCGTCGACCGGCTGGAGGCGGCGGGGCTCGCGCAGCGCGGTCCCGGGCCCGATGGGCGGACGCTCAGCGTCGGGCTGACCGCGGCGGGCACGGCGGCGGCGCAGCGCATCCGCGACGCGCGGGCCGCGGCCCTGGGCGAGGTGCTCGGTGTGCTCGACGGCGAGGAGGCGGAGAGCCTGGCCGATCTGGCCGGGCGCCTGCTGGCCGGGATGACCGGGGGCCGCGCCGACGCGTGGCGGATCTGCCGGCTGTGCGATCCGGCAGCATGCGGGCACTTCGACGGCCGCTGCCCGGTGACGATCGCGGCGAGAGCAGCCGAAACGGCGCGCGCAGCCGAAGCGGCGCGCGCAGCCGAAGCGGCGCGCGCAGCCGAGCCGGCCGGTACCGCCGAGCCGGCACGCTCGGTCGAGCCGGCCGGCACCGCCCAGCCGGCGCGCGCAGGCGAACCGGCCGGCGGGAGCTCGCCGCCCGCCCACCTCGCCGGAGGCGCCGGGTGA
- a CDS encoding ATP-binding cassette domain-containing protein, producing MTDAIAARELFRVHRTAEGDAAALQGLSLRVAPGERIVVLGPSGAGKTTLLRVLAGLEPPSAGSVEVLGADLGRLPARRRAAFRQDHVGLVDQHHDRALPPALRCADVVGLPLALRGAPRPQRTARAGELLERVGLGDRARARPHELSGGERQRLAVCAAVAHRPGLLLADEPGGELDAASAQAVYALIAELARDEGTTVVMVSHDPAAAETADRTLRLRDGRITGEAAGSAAEEAIVVGRGGWVRLPDELLREAGVGGRLLARARPGTVELRAAPDSAPGAHPEPLPPVPAARAAARPRRPGLTAVLRAVDKAYGERAVLAAFDARFTAGRLTALSGRSGSGKSTILRLLAGLERPDAGTILVGAEDLAGRSRTELAAFRRDHVALVAQDVGLVDFLSAQENVAFALAQRGVAEDEAERRAHTWLTEVGLAERTRQRVGRLSGGERQRVALARALAAEPGLLLADEPTSRLDEANAAAVAQLLAAIAERHGTTIVCATHEPLLIAHAHEQVAL from the coding sequence GTGACCGACGCCATCGCCGCCCGGGAGCTCTTCCGGGTCCACCGCACGGCCGAGGGCGACGCCGCCGCGCTGCAGGGCCTGAGCCTGCGCGTCGCCCCGGGCGAGCGGATCGTCGTGCTCGGCCCGAGCGGGGCGGGCAAGACGACGCTGCTGCGCGTGCTCGCCGGCCTGGAGCCGCCGTCGGCGGGGAGCGTCGAGGTGCTCGGCGCGGACCTCGGCCGCCTGCCGGCGCGCCGGCGCGCGGCGTTCCGCCAGGACCACGTCGGCCTCGTCGACCAGCACCACGACCGCGCGCTGCCGCCGGCGCTGCGCTGCGCCGACGTCGTCGGGCTGCCGCTGGCGTTGCGCGGCGCGCCGCGGCCGCAGCGCACGGCGCGCGCCGGCGAGCTGCTCGAGCGGGTCGGCCTCGGAGACCGAGCGCGGGCTCGCCCGCACGAGCTCTCCGGCGGCGAGCGCCAGCGCCTTGCGGTCTGCGCCGCCGTCGCCCACCGGCCCGGCCTCCTGCTGGCCGACGAGCCGGGCGGCGAGCTCGACGCCGCTTCCGCCCAAGCCGTCTACGCGCTCATCGCCGAGCTCGCCCGCGACGAGGGGACGACCGTCGTCATGGTCAGCCACGACCCAGCGGCGGCCGAGACGGCCGACCGGACGCTGCGCCTGCGCGACGGTCGCATCACCGGCGAGGCGGCCGGGAGCGCCGCGGAGGAGGCGATCGTGGTGGGGCGCGGCGGCTGGGTGCGCCTGCCCGACGAGCTGCTGCGCGAGGCGGGCGTCGGCGGCCGGCTGCTCGCCCGCGCGCGCCCCGGCACCGTGGAGCTGCGCGCGGCGCCCGACTCGGCGCCCGGCGCCCACCCCGAGCCGCTCCCTCCCGTCCCCGCCGCACGGGCGGCCGCGCGTCCCCGGCGTCCCGGCCTCACCGCCGTGCTGCGCGCCGTCGACAAGGCCTACGGCGAGCGCGCGGTCCTCGCCGCCTTCGACGCGCGCTTCACCGCCGGGCGCCTCACCGCGCTCAGCGGCCGTTCCGGCAGCGGCAAGAGCACGATCCTGCGGCTGCTTGCCGGCCTCGAGCGTCCGGATGCCGGCACGATCCTGGTCGGCGCCGAGGACCTCGCGGGACGCTCGCGCACGGAGCTCGCCGCTTTCCGCCGCGACCACGTCGCGCTCGTCGCCCAGGATGTCGGCCTCGTCGACTTCCTGAGCGCGCAGGAGAACGTCGCGTTCGCCCTGGCCCAGCGAGGCGTCGCCGAGGACGAGGCCGAGCGCCGTGCCCACACCTGGCTCACCGAGGTCGGCCTGGCCGAGCGCACCCGGCAGCGAGTCGGCCGGCTGTCGGGCGGCGAGCGCCAGCGGGTCGCGCTCGCCCGCGCGCTCGCCGCCGAGCCGGGCCTGCTGCTCGCCGACGAGCCCACATCGCGCCTCGACGAGGCCAACGCGGCCGCCGTCGCGCAGCTGCTCGCGGCGA